Proteins encoded within one genomic window of Columba livia isolate bColLiv1 breed racing homer chromosome 1, bColLiv1.pat.W.v2, whole genome shotgun sequence:
- the LOC102084020 gene encoding gap junction beta-6 protein has product MDWGALQTILGGVNKHSTSIGKIWLTVLFIFRIMILVVAAERVWGDEQDDFICNTLQPGCKNVCYDHFFPISHIRLWALQLIFVSTPALLVAMHVAYRRHEKKRQFRKGDQKCEYKDIEEIRRQRFRIEGSLWWTYTSSIFCRLVFEAVFMYAFYFMYDGFRMPRLMKCDAWPCPNIVDCFVSRPTEKTVFTIFMIAVSSICILLNVAELCYLLTKFFLRRSKKAGNAKHHPNHENKEETKQNEMNELISDSCQNPVIGFSSS; this is encoded by the coding sequence ATGGATTGGGGAGCCCTGCAAACCATTTTAGGAGGTGTAAATAAACACTCCACCAGCATTGGGAAGATATGGCTCACTGTCCTGTTCATCTTCCGTATCATGATCCTGGTCGTGGCTGCAGAGAGAGTCTGGGGGGATGAACAAGATGACTTTATCTGCAACACTCTGCAACCTGGTTGCAAGAATGTTTGCTATGATCACTTTTTCCCCATCTCTCACATCAGACTCTGGGCCCTGCAGCTCATCTTTGTTTCCACACCTGCGCTGCTGGTGGCCATGCACGTAGCTTACAGGAGGCATGAGAAGAAAAGGCAGTTCAGAAAGGGAGACCAGAAATGTGAATACAAGGACATCGAAGAGATCAGAAGACAGAGGTTTCGTATTGAGGGCTCCTTGTGGTGGACGTACACCAGCAGCATCTTCTGCAGACTGGTCTTTGAGGCTGTCTTCATGtatgcattttatttcatgtacGATGGGTTCAGAATGCCTCGCTTAATGAAGTGTGATGCTTGGCCGTGCCCCAACATAGTAGACTGCTTTGTTTCTCGACCTACTGAAAAGACGGTGTTTACTATTTTCATGATTGCTGTGTCCAGCATTTGCATTCTTTTAAATGTGGCTGAATTATGTTACTTACTGACAAAATTTTTCCTCAGACGGTCTAAAAAAGCTGGAAATGCAAAACATCACCCCAACCATGAGAATAAggaagaaaccaaacaaaatgaaatgaatgaGTTAATATCTGATAGCTGTCAGAATCCAGTTATAGGATTTTCAAGCAGCTAA